One Gordonia zhaorongruii DNA segment encodes these proteins:
- a CDS encoding glutamate synthase subunit beta, which translates to MADIRGFLKHTERETPTRRPVDLRLMDWKEVYNDFDQNSLKTQASRCMDCGIPFCHNGCPLGNLIPEWNTLVYKDQWDAGIDRLHATNNFPEFTGRLCPAPCEASCVLGINQPAVTIKQVEVELIEKAWDEGTVAPVLPSEKTGRKVAVVGSGPAGLAAAQQMTRAGHDVTVFERADRIGGLMRYGIPEFKMEKRFIDRRLEQMEAEGTRFRTSVNVGVDITVDRLRTDFDAVILANGSTIGRDLPIPGREFDGIHQAMEFLPQANRAARGDAVDGQISAEGKKVVIIGGGDTGADCLGTALRQGAEVVHQFEIMPKPPISRAESTPWPTYPLMYRVSSAHEEGGERVFSVNTERFTGSDGKVTSLQAHEVAMVNGRFEKVEGSDFELEADLVLLAMGFVGPERDDLLDELGAAYDGRGNVARDAEFAAVGLPGVFVAGDAGRGQSLIVWAIAEGRSAAAAADRYLSGSTLLPSPITPTLVAQR; encoded by the coding sequence GTGGCTGACATCCGAGGTTTTCTGAAGCACACCGAACGGGAGACGCCGACCCGGCGTCCCGTCGACCTGCGCTTGATGGACTGGAAAGAGGTCTACAACGACTTCGATCAGAACAGTCTCAAGACGCAGGCCAGCCGCTGTATGGATTGCGGGATCCCGTTCTGCCACAACGGATGCCCACTGGGGAACCTGATTCCCGAGTGGAACACCCTGGTCTACAAGGACCAGTGGGACGCCGGCATCGACCGGCTGCACGCGACCAACAACTTTCCGGAGTTCACCGGGCGGCTGTGCCCGGCGCCGTGCGAAGCGTCGTGCGTGCTCGGCATCAACCAGCCGGCAGTGACCATCAAGCAGGTCGAGGTGGAGCTGATCGAGAAGGCATGGGACGAGGGCACCGTCGCCCCCGTGCTGCCGAGTGAGAAGACCGGCAGGAAGGTCGCCGTCGTCGGGTCCGGACCCGCAGGGCTGGCGGCCGCTCAGCAGATGACGCGTGCCGGTCACGACGTCACCGTGTTCGAGCGGGCCGACCGCATCGGCGGCCTGATGCGGTACGGCATTCCCGAGTTCAAGATGGAGAAGCGCTTCATCGACCGCAGGCTGGAGCAGATGGAAGCCGAGGGGACCCGCTTCCGTACAAGCGTCAACGTGGGCGTCGACATCACCGTCGACCGACTCCGCACCGACTTCGACGCGGTGATTCTCGCGAACGGATCCACGATCGGCCGCGATCTGCCGATCCCGGGCCGTGAGTTCGACGGCATCCACCAGGCGATGGAGTTCCTGCCCCAGGCCAACCGCGCCGCGAGGGGCGACGCCGTGGATGGGCAGATCTCGGCCGAGGGCAAGAAGGTGGTGATCATCGGCGGCGGAGACACCGGTGCGGACTGCCTGGGCACGGCGCTGCGGCAGGGCGCCGAGGTGGTCCACCAGTTCGAGATCATGCCCAAGCCGCCGATCAGTCGGGCCGAGTCGACGCCGTGGCCCACCTACCCGCTGATGTACCGCGTGTCCTCGGCGCACGAGGAGGGCGGGGAGCGGGTGTTCAGCGTGAACACCGAGCGATTCACCGGGTCCGACGGCAAGGTCACGAGTCTGCAGGCACACGAGGTCGCGATGGTGAACGGCCGCTTCGAGAAGGTCGAAGGCAGCGATTTCGAGCTCGAGGCCGATCTCGTGCTGCTCGCGATGGGCTTCGTCGGACCGGAACGCGACGACCTGCTCGACGAGCTGGGGGCCGCGTACGACGGGCGCGGCAACGTGGCGCGCGACGCCGAGTTCGCCGCCGTCGGTCTGCCGGGGGTGTTCGTCGCCGGTGACGCCGGCCGCGGACAGTCGTTGATCGTATGGGCGATCGCCGAAGGCCGCTCGGCTGCAGCTGCCGCGGACCGATACCTGAGCGGTTCGACGCTGCTGCCGTCACCGATCACGCCGACGCTGGTGGCACAGCGGTAG
- a CDS encoding HNH endonuclease signature motif containing protein: MPDTTTSSSEAPSLPDSPVELAQLIDAATAKLADSRFEAASEDDILATIGVFERSHRRADGADAALFIELSDRMAYRKAGYLSPTTYLEQGLRLGSGEARRRRVVAAAIGRMTSMQGERLEPEMPVAAAAVRDGRIGADHVLQIEAIMDKIPHRVADDLRADAEAQLAEASRSLSPAAVGTCGNRLLAHLDPDGEVTDDRDRQRTRGFHIQPQDRRLMSKVRALLKPEVRAMLEALLLQWAAPGMNNPDDPDSRKGAANQPGIDAEALAAAADRDDRTQGQRNHDALHAMFADLIAQGGLGRQSGLPAHLVVTASLADVEARSGVAHTATGTRLPVKDLVELAAHATPWLEVFADHTSSILYLGRGRRLASIAQRVALFGRDRGCTAPGCTAPFSRTQAHHMPDWQDGGPTDIDHLGGACGGHNRRVDKAASGWETTIIDDGPYKGRVGWRPTGSNQPWQVNHTHHPERILRERPGDDPPRDTPSDPPDPQDLTAPGDCATSETVRGRQSGPSGIEQWLRCRLPAKRLPGGVELPGGVELPGGVEVRRGWNGEPRIEWEAPLAE; this comes from the coding sequence ATGCCCGACACGACGACGAGCAGTTCTGAGGCGCCCTCGCTGCCGGACTCTCCGGTCGAACTCGCGCAGCTGATCGACGCCGCGACGGCGAAGCTCGCCGACTCCCGTTTCGAGGCGGCATCCGAAGACGACATCCTCGCGACGATCGGCGTGTTCGAGCGATCGCATCGCCGGGCCGACGGTGCGGACGCGGCGCTGTTCATCGAACTGTCCGATCGCATGGCCTACCGGAAGGCCGGCTACCTGAGCCCAACCACCTACCTGGAGCAGGGCCTGCGGCTCGGTTCGGGGGAGGCGCGGCGGCGTCGGGTCGTGGCTGCCGCGATCGGCCGAATGACGAGTATGCAGGGGGAGCGGCTCGAGCCGGAGATGCCCGTCGCCGCAGCCGCGGTCCGCGACGGCCGGATCGGAGCCGACCACGTCCTGCAGATCGAGGCGATCATGGACAAGATTCCGCACCGCGTCGCCGATGACCTTCGGGCCGACGCCGAAGCTCAGCTCGCAGAAGCCTCGCGGTCCCTGTCGCCAGCCGCCGTGGGTACGTGCGGAAACCGCCTTCTCGCTCACCTCGATCCCGACGGTGAGGTCACCGACGATCGAGATCGACAGCGGACCCGCGGATTTCACATCCAACCGCAGGACCGTCGATTGATGTCGAAGGTGCGCGCGCTGCTGAAGCCCGAGGTCCGCGCCATGCTCGAAGCACTGCTCCTGCAGTGGGCGGCACCGGGTATGAACAACCCGGACGATCCGGATTCCCGTAAGGGAGCGGCGAATCAGCCGGGCATCGACGCCGAAGCCCTCGCCGCGGCGGCCGACCGCGACGACCGTACCCAGGGGCAGCGCAACCACGACGCTCTGCACGCGATGTTCGCCGACCTGATCGCGCAAGGCGGGCTCGGCCGGCAGTCCGGTCTCCCGGCACATCTGGTGGTCACCGCGTCGCTGGCAGACGTCGAAGCACGATCCGGCGTCGCGCATACCGCAACCGGGACCAGGCTGCCCGTCAAGGATCTCGTCGAGCTCGCCGCACACGCCACTCCGTGGCTCGAGGTGTTCGCCGATCACACGTCATCGATCCTGTATCTGGGTCGGGGTCGGCGGCTGGCCTCGATCGCTCAGCGGGTCGCCCTCTTCGGTCGCGACCGTGGCTGCACCGCCCCCGGCTGCACCGCCCCGTTCAGTCGTACCCAGGCGCACCACATGCCCGACTGGCAGGACGGCGGGCCCACCGACATCGATCACCTCGGAGGAGCGTGCGGCGGTCACAACCGCCGGGTCGACAAGGCTGCCAGCGGCTGGGAGACCACGATCATCGATGACGGCCCGTACAAAGGCCGGGTGGGCTGGCGGCCCACCGGGTCGAACCAGCCGTGGCAGGTCAACCACACGCATCACCCGGAGCGGATCCTGCGGGAGAGGCCGGGTGACGACCCGCCGCGAGACACTCCGTCGGACCCGCCGGACCCACAGGACCTGACGGCACCAGGGGACTGCGCTACGTCGGAAACGGTCCGCGGCAGACAATCCGGCCCGTCCGGAATCGAGCAGTGGCTCAGGTGCCGCCTGCCCGCGAAGCGGCTGCCCGGCGGTGTGGAACTGCCGGGTGGGGTGGAACTGCCGGGTGGGGTGGAAGTGCGCCGTGGGTGGAACGGGGAGCCACGAATCGAGTGGGAAGCGCCGTTGGCCGAGTGA
- the gltB gene encoding glutamate synthase large subunit, with product MQHMPGPVGLYDPVNEHDACGVAFVVDMHGRRSRDIVEKAITALVNLEHRGAAGAEPNTGDGAGIMIQVPDRFLRAVTDFELPAAGEYATGIAFLPQSAGDVRDAVAGVEEIVRSEGLDLLGWRDVPIDETSLGALARDAMPTFRQLFITLSADQRSGADPMLLERLAYVVRRRVQYELGEKGAGQDGPGRDTAYFPSLSGQTFVYKGMLTTPQLRDFYLDLQDERVESALGMVHSRFSTNTFPSWPLAHPFRRVAHNGEINTVTGNENWMRAREALIETDAFGGSEKLEKIFPVCTPGASDTARFDEVLELLHLGGRSLPHSVLMMVPEAWERSEFMKPEHRAFYEYHSALMEAWDGPASVCFTDGTVIGAVLDRNGLRPSRIWVTKDGLVVLGSEVGVLDIDPADIVSRQRLQPGRMFLVDTAQGRIVADEEVKDSLAAEHPYQEWLDANQVRLEELPAPEHTHMAHDRVTLRQQVFGYTNEDLNVLIAPMAASGAEAIGSMGTDTPVAVLSARPRMLFDYFQQRFAQVTNPPLDAIREEIVTSIGHRIGGERDLLDPGPESAKQIVLRSPIFDNDDLARLIEIDGATTGFPSAHIHGLYPVAEGGAGLRRALDEVRAEVSAAIAGGARVIVLSDRESDGTLAPIPSLLLTSAVHHHLVRERTRTCASIVVETGDAREVHHMALLVAFGASGINPYMAFETIEDMLESGLLDVPGSDGSSHDERFAKARANYIKAAGKGVLKVMSKMGISTVPSYNGSQLFQVIGIAQDVVDEFFTGLNSHLDGIGLDEIADEVARRHRVAFTDRPSERAHRELEVGGEYQWRREGEHHLFNPDTVFKLQHSTRTGQYRVFKEYTKLIDDQSKRLGTLRGLFDFNFGDRDPIPIEKVEPAREIVKRFSTGAMSYGSISAEAHETLAIAMNRLGARSNSGEGGEDPRRFSHDENGDWRRSAIKQVASGRFGVTSHYLSNCTDIQIKMAQGAKPGEGGQLPPHKVYPWIAEVRGSTPGVGLISPPPHHDIYSIEDLAQLIHDLKNANPSARIHVKLVSEVGVGTVAAGVSKAHADVVLISGHDGGTGASPLTSLKHAGAPWEIGLAETQQTLLLNGLRDRIVVQVDGQLKTGRDVMIAALLGGEEFGFATAPLVVSGCVMMRVCHLDTCPVGIATQNPLLRERFTGKAEHVENFMLYIAEEVRELLARLGFRSLEDAIGRFDALDTGKAREHWSGEKAGKLDLAPILTMPESPFMNQDLYCTGSQDHGLDKALDNELIEKARAALDSGTRVTLSTPITNVNRTVGTMLGHEVTKAYGAQGLPEGTVSIDFTGSAGNSFGAFVPRGITMRLEGDANDFVGKGLSGGKIVVRPPRNASPEFVAEENIIAGNVIGFGGTGGKIFLRGVAGERFCVRNSGVQAVVEGVGDHGCEYMTGGSVVVLGETGRNFAAGMSGGVAYIYNPNGTFEAKLNAELVDLEDMDADDLRLLADSITEHRDETGSAVATAILDDWSTQQGHFVKVMPRDYRKVLVAIDAAERTGRDVNEAIMEAARG from the coding sequence ATGCAGCACATGCCGGGGCCCGTCGGCCTCTACGATCCAGTCAACGAACACGACGCCTGCGGTGTCGCCTTCGTCGTCGACATGCACGGCCGTCGCAGTCGCGACATCGTCGAGAAGGCGATCACCGCTCTGGTGAACCTGGAGCACCGCGGTGCCGCGGGTGCAGAGCCGAACACCGGCGACGGCGCGGGCATCATGATCCAGGTCCCCGACCGGTTCCTGCGAGCCGTCACCGATTTCGAGCTTCCCGCCGCGGGCGAGTACGCCACCGGTATCGCGTTCCTCCCGCAGTCGGCGGGCGACGTGCGCGACGCCGTCGCGGGCGTCGAGGAGATCGTCCGGTCCGAAGGCCTCGACCTGCTCGGCTGGCGAGACGTGCCGATCGACGAGACGTCGCTCGGTGCGCTCGCTCGCGACGCGATGCCCACCTTCCGTCAGCTCTTCATCACGCTGAGCGCAGATCAGCGGTCCGGCGCAGACCCGATGCTCCTCGAGCGTCTCGCCTACGTGGTGCGCCGCCGGGTCCAGTACGAACTGGGTGAGAAGGGTGCGGGGCAGGACGGGCCGGGCCGCGACACCGCCTACTTCCCGAGCCTGTCCGGCCAGACCTTCGTCTACAAGGGCATGCTGACGACGCCCCAGCTGCGTGACTTCTACCTCGACCTTCAGGATGAGCGCGTCGAGAGCGCACTCGGCATGGTCCACTCGCGGTTCTCGACCAACACCTTCCCGTCGTGGCCGCTGGCTCACCCGTTCCGCCGCGTCGCCCACAACGGCGAGATCAACACCGTCACCGGCAACGAGAACTGGATGCGGGCTCGCGAGGCGCTCATCGAGACGGACGCGTTCGGTGGCTCCGAGAAGCTCGAGAAGATCTTCCCGGTCTGCACTCCCGGGGCGTCGGACACCGCACGGTTCGACGAGGTGCTCGAACTCCTGCACCTCGGCGGCCGCAGTCTGCCGCACTCGGTTCTGATGATGGTTCCGGAGGCGTGGGAGCGCAGCGAGTTCATGAAGCCCGAGCACCGGGCGTTCTACGAGTACCACTCGGCGCTCATGGAGGCGTGGGACGGACCGGCGTCGGTCTGCTTCACCGACGGGACCGTCATCGGCGCCGTCCTCGACCGCAACGGTCTGCGCCCGTCGCGCATCTGGGTCACCAAGGACGGCCTCGTCGTCCTCGGCTCGGAGGTCGGCGTGCTCGACATCGATCCGGCCGACATCGTCTCGCGACAGCGCCTGCAGCCCGGACGCATGTTCCTCGTCGATACGGCGCAGGGCCGCATCGTCGCCGACGAGGAGGTCAAGGACTCGCTCGCAGCCGAGCACCCCTACCAGGAGTGGCTCGATGCGAACCAGGTCCGACTCGAAGAACTCCCCGCTCCCGAGCACACCCATATGGCTCACGACCGCGTCACACTGCGCCAGCAGGTGTTCGGGTACACCAACGAAGACCTGAACGTGCTGATCGCGCCGATGGCCGCATCCGGTGCCGAGGCGATCGGTTCGATGGGCACCGATACGCCGGTCGCCGTGCTGTCGGCCCGCCCGCGGATGCTCTTCGACTATTTCCAGCAGCGGTTCGCGCAGGTCACGAACCCGCCGCTGGATGCGATCCGCGAGGAGATCGTCACCAGCATCGGGCACCGCATCGGCGGCGAGCGCGACCTGCTGGATCCGGGGCCCGAATCGGCGAAGCAGATCGTCCTGAGGTCGCCCATCTTCGACAACGACGACCTGGCCCGACTCATCGAGATCGACGGTGCGACAACCGGATTCCCGTCCGCACACATCCACGGTCTGTACCCGGTCGCCGAGGGCGGTGCCGGATTGCGGCGTGCTCTGGACGAGGTCCGCGCCGAGGTGTCGGCGGCCATCGCCGGCGGCGCGCGCGTCATCGTCCTGTCCGATCGTGAGTCGGACGGCACTCTCGCGCCGATCCCGTCGCTCCTGCTGACCTCGGCCGTCCACCACCACCTCGTGCGTGAGCGGACCCGGACCTGCGCCAGCATCGTCGTCGAGACAGGTGACGCTCGCGAGGTCCACCACATGGCGCTGCTGGTCGCCTTCGGCGCCAGTGGGATCAACCCGTACATGGCGTTCGAGACGATCGAGGACATGCTCGAGTCCGGTCTGCTCGACGTACCGGGCAGCGACGGTTCGAGCCACGACGAGCGGTTCGCGAAAGCCCGCGCCAACTACATCAAGGCCGCGGGCAAGGGCGTCCTCAAGGTGATGAGCAAGATGGGCATCTCGACGGTGCCGTCGTACAACGGGTCCCAGCTGTTCCAGGTGATCGGCATCGCCCAGGACGTGGTTGACGAGTTCTTCACGGGCCTGAACAGTCACCTCGACGGCATCGGCCTCGACGAGATCGCCGATGAGGTCGCGCGTCGGCACCGGGTGGCGTTCACCGATCGTCCGTCCGAGCGCGCGCATCGCGAGCTCGAAGTCGGCGGTGAGTACCAGTGGCGGCGCGAAGGCGAGCACCACCTGTTCAACCCGGACACCGTGTTCAAACTGCAGCACTCCACCCGGACCGGCCAGTACCGCGTGTTCAAGGAGTACACCAAGCTCATCGACGATCAGTCGAAGCGCCTGGGCACGCTGCGCGGACTGTTCGACTTCAACTTCGGCGACCGGGACCCTATCCCGATCGAGAAGGTGGAACCGGCCCGCGAGATCGTCAAGCGCTTCTCGACCGGCGCGATGAGCTACGGCTCCATCTCGGCGGAAGCGCACGAGACCCTGGCGATCGCGATGAACAGGTTGGGTGCGCGTTCCAATTCCGGTGAGGGCGGCGAGGATCCGCGACGATTCAGTCACGACGAGAACGGCGACTGGCGACGCAGCGCGATCAAACAGGTCGCCTCTGGGCGGTTCGGAGTCACCAGCCATTACCTGAGCAACTGCACGGACATCCAGATCAAGATGGCGCAAGGAGCCAAGCCGGGTGAGGGTGGGCAGTTGCCGCCGCACAAGGTGTACCCGTGGATCGCCGAGGTGCGTGGCAGCACGCCGGGCGTCGGGCTCATCTCGCCGCCGCCGCACCACGACATCTACTCGATCGAGGATCTCGCCCAGCTCATCCACGATCTGAAGAACGCGAACCCGAGCGCACGGATTCACGTGAAACTGGTGTCCGAGGTCGGCGTGGGCACCGTCGCCGCCGGTGTGTCGAAGGCGCATGCGGACGTCGTCCTGATCTCCGGCCATGACGGCGGCACGGGTGCGAGTCCGCTGACATCGCTCAAGCACGCCGGCGCCCCCTGGGAGATCGGGCTGGCCGAGACGCAGCAGACACTGCTCCTGAACGGCCTGCGCGACCGCATCGTGGTCCAGGTCGACGGCCAACTGAAGACCGGCCGCGACGTCATGATCGCCGCTCTACTCGGCGGTGAGGAGTTCGGTTTCGCGACCGCACCGCTCGTCGTCTCGGGTTGCGTGATGATGCGCGTCTGTCATCTCGACACGTGCCCGGTCGGCATCGCAACGCAGAACCCACTGCTGCGGGAGCGCTTCACGGGTAAGGCCGAGCACGTCGAGAACTTCATGCTCTACATCGCCGAGGAGGTGCGAGAGCTCTTGGCGCGACTCGGTTTCCGGTCGCTCGAGGACGCGATCGGCCGCTTCGACGCGCTCGACACCGGCAAGGCCCGTGAGCACTGGAGCGGCGAGAAGGCGGGCAAGCTCGACCTGGCGCCGATCCTGACGATGCCCGAGTCGCCGTTCATGAACCAGGATCTGTACTGCACCGGCAGTCAGGATCACGGCCTCGACAAGGCGCTCGACAACGAGCTGATCGAGAAGGCGCGCGCCGCACTGGATTCCGGTACCCGCGTCACGCTGTCGACGCCCATCACCAACGTGAACCGCACGGTCGGCACCATGCTCGGCCACGAGGTCACCAAGGCGTACGGAGCGCAGGGGTTGCCGGAGGGGACCGTGTCGATCGACTTCACCGGATCGGCAGGCAACAGCTTCGGCGCCTTCGTGCCGCGCGGAATCACGATGCGGCTCGAAGGCGACGCGAACGACTTCGTCGGCAAGGGGCTCTCCGGAGGCAAGATAGTCGTCCGTCCGCCGCGTAACGCATCACCCGAGTTCGTCGCGGAGGAGAACATCATCGCGGGCAATGTCATCGGGTTCGGTGGCACCGGGGGCAAGATCTTCCTGCGCGGTGTGGCCGGCGAGCGGTTCTGCGTCCGTAACTCGGGCGTGCAGGCGGTCGTCGAGGGCGTAGGCGACCACGGTTGCGAGTACATGACCGGCGGCAGCGTGGTGGTGCTCGGCGAGACCGGTCGCAACTTCGCGGCAGGCATGTCGGGCGGCGTCGCGTACATCTACAACCCGAACGGCACCTTCGAGGCGAAACTCAACGCTGAGCTCGTCGATCTCGAGGATATGGATGCCGACGATCTGCGGTTGCTCGCCGACTCGATCACCGAGCACCGCGACGAGACCGGGTCGGCGGTGGCCACCGCCATCCTGGACGACTGGTCCACCCAGCAGGGGCACTTCGTCAAGGTGATGCCCCGTGATTACCGGAAGGTCCTCGTCGCCATCGACGCCGCCGAGCGCACCGGACGAGACGTGAACGAAGCGATCATGGAGGCGGCTCGTGGCTGA